The Acidobacteriota bacterium nucleotide sequence CGATGCGAGAAAGATCGAAACCCTCCCGGTCCATTTCCGCCGCTGCGGGAGGGCGCCGCAGCCACAGACGCTCGGCCAGGAAGAGGAGCAGAAAGGCGCCCACAAACCAATACGCCAGGTCCCGCGGCACCTTGCTCTCTGGCGCCTCTTCCAGCGCCTCTTCCAGCGCCCCGCGGAAAGCTTCCTCGCCGCCTTCCCCGATCTCGACAGCCTCCCCCAGCGCCCGGCTGGGATCGAAGCGGTACCCTTCCAGCCCCTCGACGAGGAGGTCCACCGCTGCCGCCCCCTGGGCGACGGCGAAGACTCCGCCGGTGGCTTCGGCAATGCGCCGGAAGTGTCGATCTTCCCGCCGGGTGACATATTCCGCCAAGGTGCGCCGCTCGTCCTGGGGCTTCCCCGCCACCACATCCTCCATGGCGTAGATCACCCGGCCCTGGCCCTCTTCGCTTCCCACCGTCAATGCGTGCACCGGGACCCCACGAGCCACCAGCGCTTCCAGGGGAGCCCGATAGTCCTCGTCGAAGGGCAGCTCGCCGTCCCCGAGGAGCACCACCTGCAGGTCCGGCGGCCCTTCGCCGGCGAGCTCCAGCACCAGATCGAGAGCCCCGGAAAGGCTCGAACCGGAATTCTGGTAGACCGTGTGAACTTCCGCCGCCACCAACGCTCGACGCACTTGGGGACGGTCCGAGGTCGCCGGCAGATGCACCGTAGCCTGACCCGAATAGGTCGCCAGGAGGAACCGGCTGGGCACCCGGTCGACCACCAGCTGAGCGATCTGCCGGGCGGCGGAAAATCGGGGAATCACCTCCGACTCGTCGCCGCCCCGCAGCATGGGCAGGGCATCCTCGGCGTACATGCTGGCGGAACCATCGAGGAGCAGCAGCA carries:
- a CDS encoding vWA domain-containing protein — protein: MIYFAEPGWLLLVLPLTLVGWIFARMHLAALAWVETRVAPRRRHRLTRHRRRSLMAHLGLLGLCALLLIVALARPQLPRGGEATVRDGRVLLLLDGSASMYAEDALPMLRGGDESEVIPRFSAARQIAQLVVDRVPSRFLLATYSGQATVHLPATSDRPQVRRALVAAEVHTVYQNSGSSLSGALDLVLELAGEGPPDLQVVLLGDGELPFDEDYRAPLEALVARGVPVHALTVGSEEGQGRVIYAMEDVVAGKPQDERRTLAEYVTRREDRHFRRIAEATGGVFAVAQGAAAVDLLVEGLEGYRFDPSRALGEAVEIGEGGEEAFRGALEEALEEAPESKVPRDLAYWFVGAFLLLFLAERLWLRRPPAAAEMDREGFDLSRIGSPRSGRGLAVILGLLPALLLAGCGTPSQRAHQENELGILQDAVGAGDAARAHYRRSAAYGHRPEIPLFNLARSWTADGEHSEAHRLYQEVMLRAPELWEAHYGDGVTLFRWGVEEEDPAGCRLEATVDLWRAAEERFAAAAGGAADQRLGADAEANRRFVQDRLQEL